The following are encoded together in the Plasmodium knowlesi strain H genome assembly, chromosome: 8 genome:
- a CDS encoding IMP1-like protein, putative, with amino-acid sequence MRRSSKSSGAAHKKGKTDLDPSNASHRQEKKMRTDPMKKRKQNGKSGQGGQSKQQNETKQTIVGKPVKRSNEPTKPTKSKPSSPPRRYGEEPQGKRSQQKDNHAEGNKNTKKNSSNDVVVKEKMEAAKGERIKREGGGCFLCLCCGNNDDDILNELILEDESSREEEEREKRKKEQEEEEERQKAKERERLSMIEEEDKMRRLLEAISEGKTEEEKKKVDDLEKPKEQAKRGSRLIIKDFKPKLLQKKKPKFSFLGAASAPPPPEASACIGPPPEVKSTSVRVREGIYLIYSEENNGQLELHYSKEPIKGRGVLGYIYSSSIPDFYFMKNNMKQILLKDVTKIMQSTYVRDVKPYYECVINFIKMKKKFNGVLYFLPAFNAQPPPKLDVIFFDSKEKKLHYAPIEEEIEFKGNFIFVIQKGLPIFKEEIETEKLCSYVCSFGAFQDI; translated from the exons ATGAGGAGGTCATCCAAAAGTTCTGGTGCGGCGCacaagaaggggaaaaccGATTTGGATCCGTCCAACGCATCGCATCggcaggaaaagaagatGCGGACAGATCCAATGAAGAAACGAaagcaaaatgggaaaagtggCCAAGGCGGACAAAGCAAACAGCAAAATGAAACCAAACAGACAATTGTAGGGAAGCCAGTAAAAAGGAGCAATGAACCCACGAAGCCCACCAAATCAAAGCCATCTTCCCCGCCGAGGAGATATGGAGAAGAGCCTCAAGGAAAGAGGTCTCAGCAAAAAGATAACCACGCCgaggggaataaaaacaCGAAGAAGAATTCCTCAAACGATGTAgtggtgaaggaaaaaatggaagctgcgaagggggaaaggatcaagagagaaggaggaggatgcTTTCTATGTCTCTGCTGTGGaaacaatgatgatgatattTTGAATGAACTGATTTTAGAGGACGAAAGCAGcagagaggaggaagagcgagaaaaaaggaaaaaagaacaggaggaagaggaagagagacaaaaggcaaaggaaagggaacGACTGAGTATgatagaggaggaagacaaaaTGAGGCGTCTACTCGAAGCAATCTCAGAAGGCAAgacagaagaagagaagaaaaaagtcgACGATCTGGAGAAACCAAAAGAACAAGCAAAAAGAGGTTCCCGTTTAATCATAAAAGATTTCAAACCTAAATTgttgcaaaagaaaaagcccAAGTTCAGTTTCCTTGGAGCAGCCTCagcccctcccccccctgagGCCTCAGCCTGTATAGGACCTCCACCGGAAGTCAAATCAACATCTGTACGCGTAAGAGAGGGAATCTATTTAATATATAGTGAGGAAAACAACGGACAACTAGAATTACATTATTCCAAGGAACCCATAAAAGGCAGAGGTGTATTAGGCTATATATACTCAAGTAGCATCCcagatttttattttatgaaaaataacatgaaGCAGATTTTACTAAAAGATGTTACGAAAATAATGCAGAGCACCTACGTTAGAGACGTAAAGCCTTACTACGAATGTGTCATcaactttataaaaatgaaaaaaaaatttaacggTGTTTTATACTTCTTACCTGCCTTCAATGCTCAGCCCCCTCCAAAACTGgacgttattttttttgattccaaggagaagaag CTGCACTATGCTCCCATCGAAGAAGAGATCGAGTTCAAGGGCAACTTCATTTTCGTCATTCAGAAGGGGCTCCCAATATTCAAGGAGGAAATCGAGACGGAGAAGCTCTGTTCCTACGTGTGCAGCTTCGGGGCTTTTCAGGACATCTAG
- a CDS encoding CCR4-NOT transcription complex subunit 5, putative: protein MEDECGTNLMKGDEKKKQVRDEKLSMSAQRLLERNTLKLQELIDSSYTNCIKKSDRDHFRQYTPRVMCGNPCEYFPSTPLSNFQSPDFFEKLPLDTLFFIFYYQPGTYQQHLAAKELKKKSWKYHKKYTTWFLPCDKNIRMLNDKTEQGTYLSFDYESTWSKQLKEAFSFEDMYLEDEITT, encoded by the exons atggaagaCGAATGCGGGACCAATCTGATGAAGggggatgaaaagaaaaaacaagtcAGGGATGAGAAGTTGTCTATGTCGGCTCAAAGGCTACTCGAGCGGAACA CGCTTAAACTGCAAGAACTCATCGATAGTAGCTATACAAATTGTATAAAGAAAAGCGACAGAGATCATTTCCGCCAATACACCCCACGGGTAATGTGTGGTAACCCGTGTGAGTATTTCCCCTCAACTCCTCTTTCCAATTTTCAAAG CCCTGATTTTTTCGAAAAGCTTCCACTGGACACgctcttttttatattttactaTCAACCG GGAACCTATCAGCAACACCTGGCGGCGAAGGAACTGAAGAAAAAGTCTTGGAAGtatcacaaaaaatatacaactTGGTTTTTGCCGTGTGATAAAAACATTCGCATGTTGAATGACAAAACGGAACAAGGAACCTACTTGTCCTTTGACTACGAGTCGA CCTGGTCCAAACAACTAAAGGAGGCGTTCTCTTTTGAAGACATGTACCTGGAAGACGAAATAACGACGTAG
- a CDS encoding DNA/RNA-binding protein Alba 3, putative, with protein sequence MASTEEVSQERAENSIQVSMTKKPTFYARIGKRMFTGNEEKSPFDEVIITGLGSATKIAIGAASIMEKEDIGQIIKIETAYFSSDRINRRIPKITIVLKKHPDFVAS encoded by the exons atggCAAGCACAGAGGAAGTGTCACAGGAACGAGCCGAGAATTCCATTCAG GTGTCCATGACGAAAAAGCCAACCTTCTATGCTCGTATcggaaaaagaatgtttaccggaaatgaggaaaaaagccCATTCGACGAAGTTATAATAACAGGTTTGGGCAGCGCCACCAAAATTGCAATTGGTGCAGCGTCcataatggaaaaggaagatatag GACAAATCATCAAAATTGAAACGGCCTACTTTAGCTCAGATCGAATCAACAGGAGGATACCGAAAATAACAATCGTTCTGAAGAAACACCCAGATTTTGTCGCAAGTTAA
- a CDS encoding heptatricopeptide repeat-containing protein, putative produces the protein MIKCVRGRNERRGLFFWCHKRSVFVPSERDVAKLSAKSLGNYAFDILRISNENKAMYEMFKKRINDEIGSFDAKDCYRVLKSLEINNKLNEEENMVKNVLHQISVQTCKYSMKEICDISFLCSKLNLVYIPLYASLSISFLNKINLATPENLSILSLSFCKVHIRDVNLFNRIAIATLNLLHLFDVENLINVLISLAYLDIKKDMLLYSSVEIFVKNQNKLNGEQLVKIAHVYSKFDFVNKDINSLLVERIPTFVPHLNNVQLAEFIISLNRLGVHSHVTDKFVTNVNLSHLAFPVAIKVIKILSCVNCVNHVNVEFKYDQILSCVQNFLFIHGRGNHLNGKVNFDIFQDAKEAPQLSSDGTSDGTNVLLSDMVSNKMAEQGTESGTPPGDDEWGDPFQLGHLTTEYSPIHDVQSSSQFYIPILERTLNKPNTCGSEMKNRIFSEEELNQHYLRYNLKEKLNPNSVCHLNVDLFECLVNLLLQNCVSEYEDKLKYFLNCISREIILLKEYLNFNCLVKIFSALFKTPIIWNLSLLNCSSVNSANGRKKCLFYINEDTDFCEQLLQRYFCIFHSSENVDNHSLVLCFILNLLNAELKRVHNLSIQKCLEHYALIRIRSKDEQVGYLIEDQSVYNFVEYFYKGITLWGKSRHLFDSAAEEEPAPPEDNSPMVYTFPYAMKERVPNKILTLELFGIVQNFTKNVKMYFKEDVYTISLLELDNYVAYLFLEPQDFFYSLGQGTELDFLRGMSVRNELREEEVHDSAGSSDVRNAAVVGSYPSGLPETQEKDDTPQGRNVKTEKKQLLLICDMSYNPYEIFQNNNYFVKSETLVKINYLLIKGYSIIVIPFYSWRCMSYEEKMDSIRTLRQNVLDGQG, from the coding sequence atgataaaatgtgTAAGGGGCAGAAATGAAAGGAGGGGCCTTTTTTTCTGGTGTCATAAGAGAAGCGTGTTTGTGCCAAGTGAGAGGGATGTAGCAAAATTATCAGCGAAGAGCCTAGGCAATTACGCATTTGACATATTAAGAATATCGAACGAAAATAAAGCCATGTACgaaatgtttaaaaagaGGATTAATGATGAAATAGGTTCATTTGACGCAAAGGACTGTTATAGGGTGTTAAAATCTTTGGAAATAAACAACAAgctgaatgaagaagaaaatatggtAAAAAACGTTTTGCACCAGATATCTGTACAGACATGCAAATATTCAATGAAAGAGATATGtgacatttcctttttatgttcCAAGTTAAATCTGGTGTATATTCCCCTGTATGCATCGTTATCCATTTCGTTTTTGAACAAAATCAACTTGGCAACTCCTGAGAATTTATCTATTTTAAGTTTAAGTTTTTGTAAAGTGCATATAAGAGATGTAAATCTGTTTAACCGAATAGCCATTGCAACTTTGAATTTGCTACACTTGTTTGACGTGGAGAATTTGATCAATGTGTTGATTTCGCTCGCCTATTTGGACATTAAAAAAGACATGCTATTGTACTCCTCTGTGGagatttttgtaaaaaatcaGAACAAGTTGAATGGTGAGCAGTTGGTAAAAATTGCACATGTGTATTCCAAGTTTGACTTTGTAAATAAAGACATAAACTCCCTTCTTGTGGAGAGAATTCCCACGTTCGTTCCGCACTTAAACAATGTGCAGCTGGCCGAGTTCATAATTTCGTTAAACAGGCTAGGAGTTCACTCGCACGTTACTGATAAATTTGTTACGAATGTGAACTTGTCCCATTTAGCATTTCCCGTTGCTATAAAAGTGATCAAAATATTATCCTGTGTGAATTGCGTAAACCATGTCAACGTCGAGTTTAAGTACGACCAAATTTTGTCCTgtgtgcaaaattttttgtttattcatGGTAGGGGAAATCACCTGAACGGTAAGGTAAATTTTGACATTTTTCAGGATGCGAAAGAAGCTCCCCAATTATCGAGCGACGGGACGAGTGATGGGACGAATGTTTTGCTCTCTGATATGGTTAGTAATAAAATGGCAGAACAGGGCACAGAGAGTGGCACGCCACCGGGAGATGACGAATGGGGAGATCCGTTTCAACTAGGCCACCTTACGACTGAGTACAGTCCCATTCATGATGTGCAGAGCAGTTCCCAATTTTACATCCCTATTTTGGAGCGGACTTTAAACAAACCAAACACATGCGGAAGCGAAATGAAGAACCGAATTTTTTCAGAAGAAGAACTAAACCAGCATTATCTGCGATACAATTTGAAGGAGAAACTAAATCCCAATTCGGTGTGCCACTTGAATGTAGACCTATTTGAATGTCTGGTGAATCTTCTTCTACAGAATTGTGTAAGTGAGTATGAAGACaagttgaaatattttttaaattgcatAAGTCGAGAAATTATTCTTTTAAAGGAATACTTAAATTTCAATTGTTtagtaaaaattttttccgctttatTTAAAACTCCAATCATATGGAACTTGTCACTTTTAAATTGCAGTTCCGTCAATTCTGCGAATGGGAGAAAGAAGTGCCTATTTTATATCAATGAGGATACGGATTTTTGTGAACAATTATTGCAGCgctatttttgtattttccacTCCTCTGAGAATGTGGATAATCACAGTTTGGTGCTGTGCTTTATTTTGAATTTATTGAATGCTGAGTTGAAGCGTGTGCATAACTTGTCAATCCAAAAATGCTTAGAGCATTATGCCTTgataaggataaggagtaaaGATGAACAGGTGGGCTACCTCATAGAGGACCAAAGTGTTTATAATTTTGTGGAGTACTTTTACAAGGGTATCACCCTGTGGGGGAAAAGCAGACACCTTTTCGATTCAGCCGCCGAGGAAGAACCAGCTCCACCAGAGGATAACTCCCCTATGGTGTATACATTCCCTTACGCCATGAAGGAGCGTGTGCCAAATAAAATTCTGACATTAGAATTATTTGGAATTGTTcagaattttacaaaaaatgtgaagatgTACTTTAAGGAGGATGTGTACACAATATCGCTGTTGGAGCTTGACAACTATGTGGCTTACTTGTTTCTGGAGCCGCAGGATTTTTTCTACTCCCTGGGGCAAGGCACCGAGTTGGACTTCTTAAGGGGAATGAGTGTGCGCAATGAACTGAGGGAGGAGGAGGTACATGATTCCGCTGGATCTTCTGACGTGAGAAACGCAGCGGTGGTAGGTTCCTACCCAAGTGGACTGCCAGAAACGCAGGAAAAGGACGATACCCCTCAAGGAAGAAATGTGAAGACAGAGAAAAAACAGCTCCTTCTAATTTGCGACATGTCGTACAATCCATATGAAATTTTTCAGAACAATAATTATTTCGTTAAGTCGGAGACattagtaaaaataaattatttgctGATAAAGGGGTACAGCATAATTGTTATTCCGTTTTATTCCTGGAGGTGTATGAGTTACGAGGAGAAGATGGACTCCATTAGGACGCTTCGGCAGAACGTCCTGGACGGGCAGGGTTGA
- a CDS encoding single-strand telomeric DNA-binding protein GBP2, putative, translating to MEDNSNPSLHSPIQQSPGKGCRVYVGNLPWKVTWPILKAHMKKAGEVVRVDIFEDMQGRSKGCGIVEYATFEEAQEAINTLNDSKLEDRLIFVREDREENSGNYQKGRFNSVRKDKLYGPRGRRELEYRREFRRDYPRDGYRGEFRREFRREEFPRSQFGMSGRRNCTLIVYNLPPQSTWKELKDLFKKHGRVVRADLRNEETPSKEITGTVIMESEYDAKNAIDALNFCNFDGYILKVNFDNTE from the exons ATGGAGGATAACAGTAAC CCATCCCTTCACTCTCCCATACAGCAGAGCCCAGGCAAGGGTTGTCGCGTTTACGTTGGAAATTTGCCCTGGAAAGTCACGTGGCCAATATTAAAGGCGCACATGAAAAAAGCCGGAGAAGTCGTCAGGGTCGACATTTTTGAGGATATGCAAGGAAGGTCAAAG GGATGTGGAATTGTAGAGTATGCAACTTTTGAAGAGGCGCAGGAGGCCATAAACACCTTGAACGATTCCAAATTGGAGG ACCGACTCATATTCGTGAGAGAGGATCGAGAAGAAAACTCAGGCAACTACCAAAAGGGTAGGTTCAACAGCGTGAGGAAGGACAAGTTGTATGGCCCCCGAGGTAGGCGCGAACTTGAATACAGAAGGGAGTTCAGAAGAGACTACCCCAGAGATGGATACAGAGGAGAGTTCCGAAGGGAATTCCGAAGAGAGGAATTTCCAAGAAGCCAATTTGGCATGTCCGGAAGAAGGAATTGCACCCTCATTGTTTACAACTTGCCACCCCAAAGCACCTGGAAGGAATTAAAGGATTTGTTTAAGAAACACGGTCGTGTTGTGAGGGCTGAtttaaggaatgaggaaacCCCATCCAAGGAAATCACAGGAACAGTTATAATGGAGAGTGAGTACGATGCGAAAAACGCAATTGACGCCCTGAACTTTTGCAACTTCGACGGCTACATTTTGAAGGTCAACTTTGACAACACAGAGTAA